A region of the Sphaerodactylus townsendi isolate TG3544 linkage group LG15, MPM_Stown_v2.3, whole genome shotgun sequence genome:
ggtggaacaactcagtcttgcaggcccttgcggaaatcaccaagatctaGTTAGAATTTGCGGTTTTCCGAGGTCAGGGATCTACCTATCAGCTTGTCAGCATGGCTaccatgctggtggggctgatggaattgtagttcccgaacatctCGGAGAGCCGCATGTGTTCCCTACCCTGACGTTGAACTGCGTCAGAGGGGCTCAGGGTCCAGCACCcttatcagtttcgtcagcatggccaattggccatgctggtaggggctgatgggaattgtagttcctgaacatctggagagccgcaggttccctacccctgatctaggcacaTCTCCTCAAGAAAGTCACAAAGGCCACGGCTCACCAGACCCACGCATGCCAGCCACGCGCGGGGGTGTTCCAGCCAGGGTCGGTTCCAGGAGATGGTGGATCTGGACAGAGAGTTCCCAGGGCCCCTCCCCTGCCTGACCAGTCCCCTGTTAacgccacccttccctctcacccACCTGCATGCCCCTCCCCTGCCTATATGCCTCACCCACAGCTGCCTGGCCCCCTGCCGCCCCTTGCCCAGTGGCAACTGCGGTAGAGTGGGCAAAGGGTTGGAAGCAGCGGCCCGGCCAAGAACCCCGGGCCGTGGCAGCTCCTCCACCTCGTGGTATGCCGGCACCAACCCTGGTTCCAGTTGCAAAACCTCCCACACCCCTTCAGGAGAGCCCCAGCACCCTCTCCCTCCGACCTTGGGAAAAGCAGAACTCCCTCTCCAAAGATGACACCCTGATCCAGCCGCGGCGGCAGGCAGCACACTCACCGTCCAAGGAGAGCCAATCCAGCTGGGTGCTGGGCAGCGCCATGAAGTTCCGGGCCCGGTACTCGAAGAGAACTGACATGGAGAGCAACCGGGAATCGCAAACTACTTGCAGGGGCACCAAACCTGCCTTGTGGGCTGCGCGAGAAAAGTAAGAGTGCTCTTTAGAAAAGGCAAGGGTTGCGCTCACACCCACTGGAAGCCAGgcagcctggccccgcccccccccccacatcaggAGGACAGCCCCCCCTCACCCTAAGCCTCATACCTGGGCAGTAGCATCTGAGCACCCCAGACTGGATAAGAGAGGCAGGGACTGAAATCTGGTCAAAGAGGCACGTGTAGGTCTCCTCCTCATCCATCCAAGGACCGGTGATGAGCACCTTGACGCCACCCTGTTCCCACGGGAAGGAGAGTGAAAGAGATGAGTTCAGAGGGAAGGGGGTGGCCTcatccagaggtgtccaactctggtgcttcagatgttcacggactacaattcccaccagtccctgctggcatggccaatcggTTCGCCAGTAGCTCTTGGATCCCCCACCCCGCCTGCTGGCAACTCTACTAGGCCCTCCATGCCCtgagctaagaagaagaagaagagtttggatttatatcccccctttctctcctgcaggagactcaaaggggcttacaatctccttgcccttcccccgtcctcacaacaaacaccctgtgaggtgggtggggctgagagagctccgagaagctgtgactagcccaaggtcacccagctggcgtgtgtgggagtgtagaggctaatctgaattccccagataagcctccacagctcaggcggcagagctgggaatcaaacccggttcctccagattagatacatgagctcttaacctcctacgccactgctgctcctcatggcctcatccaggggtgtccaactctggtgtttcagatgttcatggactacaattcccatcagtccctgctggcatggccaatcggTTCGCCAGTAGCTCTTGGATCCCCCATCCCACCTGCCGGCAACTCTACTGGGCCCTCCCTGCCCCTGAGCTAAGCGACAAAGCACTCTCCTGGGGCCCCTCCCTTTCCAGAAAGTCCCACGGTCCTTCCTGCCCCATGTCCCAGTGGCTTCCCTGTGTCACACCCACCTCTGGGTAGGACCACTCGGGCGAGAAGTCTGTGATGGACACCAGCGGCTGGGGGGAGCCCTGTGGGGCTCCTTCCGTTGTATAGCAGGGCTGCACCAGCGCCTCAGGCAGGGCCGAGGCGGGGCTGCCTGGGCCACCGTTGCCTTCCTTGGGGCCGGGGGGCACGCTGTCAGGCCCAGGCTCCTCAGTCATCAGCTCGTTCATGAGGTCCGGGAAGTGGCTGTCGAAGGAGAGGCTGAAGGAGCTGCCTGCCGCCGCAGCGGCTGCCGTCTGGATGATGGAGTACAGCTCTTCTTGGAGTTCTGTGGCCGCCATCCCCGTCACTTCCTCTGCTcggcccccacccccgccctcgcCCAGCACCCGCTCGGCCTGCAAGCCCACTTCCCCTGCGGTCTCCATGGGGGTCTCGGAGCTGTCCTTCGCCTCCGGGCCCTCCGCAGCAGAGGGGGAAGGCGGCCTTGGCACTTGTCCGGCTCCATCGTCTTGGATGAAGAAGCGGTTTGTGGACACAAACAGGGAGTAAGCTGGTGGGACAGAAGTCTCTGGAGGCTCCGGTTTGGCTTGGAGACCCGTCCCACCCCCATAGGTCTGCCCCTGCTTGGGGCTGTTCAGAAAACAGTCGGGGTCAAAGGTCTCTGGGCCCACTTCATTAGTCTCCATGGTGGCTTCCAGGTTCTGCGATAGGACCAGGCCCGGTCCGGGCAAGAGAGCCAACCCCAGAGGGGTGGCCAGTgacccacccccatctccagagACCAGATGCTGGCTAGGAGTGAGCGCCAGGGGTTTCTCTGCACCTCTGAGGCCAGTCATGACCAAGATGGTGCTCCCTGGGAGGCCGACCGAGAGCGTGACAGCTGGCAGCTCCTGCTTGGGGAAGCCATTGGACTGCACCAAACTAGGCGAGGGCCGAGTGGGGTCGGGAGCGGCGTCCACCAGGCGAGGCGAGAGGGCCTTGGCCAGCTTTGAGTCCTTATCGGATCCCGATGACTTGGCCGGTTCAGGCTCAGCTTTTGTCTCAGCGCTGCCAGAAATGTTCTGGACCTCCGTCAATGCAGGGTAAGGGCAAGGGCGGACTTCCACCTTGGGGGAGATGATCCGGTGCTTCGTGCTGCTGCATTTGTGCGGGACGTGGCCGGGACTTCCTGGCATCGGGCGGggcaagaaaaggaaaaacatgtgAGCAGAGAACAGAACGGAGAGATGAAGCAAGAAAACTCAGCCCGCAGGGAAACGGCCGAGTCTCTCTGAGCTGCCATCAGGAGTGAGCAAGAAGCTATCTGAACTCACACTTTCTTCTGCAAAATATTCACACAGCCACACAAGACACTGGGCCACATACACCATCAGCCTCGatcccacatggctttttttGTTCAGATCAAAATATTTGCAGGTGCCCCCACTTTGCGAGGACACTCCATGACCCACAGAACAAAGTCACTGAGAAGGGAGGGGTGCCAGAGGAGCAGGCGAATACAGAGAGCAGAGGCAGCCACTCCCTCGCAATTAACAACCGCATTTACTCAGCACCgataatgctgctgctgcttctgaacgTGTTgttatatttctgtttttaacaacttggaaatgagcgaaagggtatgctcttgtggtgaacaacaaattgaaacattggcacatcaactgctttgctgccctaaatttgctaatatcagatcaaaatattccaatattctttctaggatacctagtgaaatgggagaatcaggtagactccctttccttctggacaattctgacaatgaaacttgtgaattggtagcacgatttttactggatttttactgatgcacaatcaataatttatattctatcttaaacctttgtatttgtgtaccttttatctcaggtttttttattgtgttatgattattgttatgccaaataaaggcttattattattattattattattatatttctgttttttaacttCGGAGAACAAAATTAACCAAGCCAGCAGCACGAGGGCGAGGCCTCCGTCTCTGGGCGCTCCAGAGGAGCTGGCTGGTCTCCAGGTTGCTGAGCTAGATGGGCCCTCCCTGGTCTGGtcagcagagctcttctgatgttctcggCATGAACAGGAGTCCATGGAGGACCTCAAAGACAAGTAGAAGCTTCAGAAAGAAGATGCCCGCTAACTGTCTTCAATAAGCACAGTTTCAAACAGCTGGGTTTGAGTCCTGGAGCTCCTCAGAGAAACCAGATTCCTGGGGTGTAAGAAGCTTTCCAACCTTGGGAGTCCTCACACTCTTGCTGGTCTCCAGTCCAGCTGTtctcctggactcaaatccagaTGTTCCAAAGGGAAGGGTCCCTAGGCCAGGCCTCCCGCAAGGGCAAGTCGAAACCAGAGGAACGGAGCTTGTAGTAAATCCTCAGAAATATCGCAATTCACCACTGGGGGGCATCCCACTCTCCTGACAGCCTCGGAGCACCAACACCCAGGAAGCCAGCAACaacctgtgtgtgtgcgtgtgtgcgcgtgcgcgtgaATTAATCAGACAAGGAGATTTGGTTGCCCCTTCAACGGCCAAGGGCTGAGAACCCTCCCTCTTATTCCACACAACCATTTTCCCAAGCAcagttttttcagcctgcaaaaACTGTTTCAGCCTGTCGGAAGGAGAGCAAGCTGGCTGCAGGGGAGACAAACACCCCTATAGCAGCCACCGGGGCAAAGAAGGGGCTGTTTTACTCCCTCTTTCTCCACAACCCCCGGCTCTCCTCTCTTCCAGGACCCCTGgaatcttctctctctccccccatagCTGCTGTGCCCAGTGCtgaggaaggggcgggggggggggggggacagagagaagcccttccctttccttcgTTCCAGATACATGAGGGCTGGCTAAACCCCGGCCGTACGCTGGCTGCTGACGGCGTGAAACTTGTGTATTTAATATTAGTTACGTGTGTACTTAGTGGGGTGGAGCACAGGGCACGCAGGAGTCAGCTGCGTCTTTTGGTCGATGGTCGCTGCAAACGTGTCTCTCTGTGAGCTGGAGATATGGCATGTAAGGATTCATCCTGACCCTGCAAATCTCACACATTCCGGATTAATTTCTTCTGTACTTCTGTGACTGATCAGGAAAAGAAATCCAAGAACGTTCAAATTCTTTGCACATTCCCTTTGAGTAGGGTAACGGCTACGTATTGGCGCCCCATTTTGCCTAATGGGGCTCTGTGTCATAGTCTGGAAACAAAATTACAGGACCGCAATAAGAATGTAAGAGCACCTGGACCGGGTCAGAcctgggtgggggatgggggtggggtttgggccAGCTTGTCCAGCAGCTgcttcccacagaacttgctctGGAAGGTCTTCAAGCAAAGCATGGgcctcaaacccttcccctgtTGTTGCCACCAAGCAACTTGTATTCAGGGAAGAtacactgcttctgaacatggaggctccatttagccatCGTGAATTGGTCTGAAGAGAGTCAGCGGAGGGAAGTGGGCTCAGAGAGCGTtcctagaaagggggggggggcagcaggagaCTTACCAAGACCACTGCTGCAGAGACAGGCGTGGGTCCGtggcaggggcttggactggTGGCTTTCTAGGATCTGCTGCACCAGCTGCTCAATGGAGAACTCCGCCGTGCCGTTCCCGTTGCTGCAGGTCCACTTGATGCCGTGGACTATGGGGGAGACAAAATGGAGCCAAGGAGGCCGGAGGGGGGTGCCGtcagctggggccagggctgctGGGATCATGAGCCCCTCTCCCATTCacgccccctcccttgcatgacggGGGGCtgccaactcctgcttgggaaatatctggagatttggaggctggggcctggagagggcggggcttgggaaagggaggggcttcagccaCGCTggccttcctccaaagcagccatgtgctCTCTCtcttccagagatcagttgtaataagcATCACCTGCTCCCTTGCAGCTGCACCCACAGCATAGCAGTCTGTCTCAGGCGCTCCCACTcgagatctccccccaccccctataAAAATTCATAACCatcccctcagtggtgggatccaaaaattttagtaacaagttcccatggtggtgggattcaaacagtggcgtagcgccaatggagctgggcgtggcacgacgggggcgtggccgggcattccgggggcggggcattcctgggtggggctgtggcaaggacgcagccgctgcgccggtccttgggcgggaaacgaatgcacacaggtgtaggtgccacgcacgccggtgcacctcctgctagactgcttcaagttctgcgcgctactgctgagaggaggggcgtaactaaggcaaaaatcacgtggcaaaatcacccattagtaaccccctcttggcacacacaaataattagtaacctacgctcaggaacctgtgagaaccggctggatcccacctctgcatctctgcctcgccccccccccccagccactcaCACATCGGCTTCAGCTGCCCGACCAGCTCTTCCTTCGACCACTTGAGCCATTCCTTGCGGTCGCTGTTGATGGAGCAGAGGACGGGGCCACAGATCTTCCCACAGTCCTCAATGGCCGGGACGTTCAGGTAATGGACCAGTACGATGTCCGGATTCTGGAGGGGGTAGGAAAGGGGACAGAGCGGGCTCTCTTGAGAGAGGGGCGGGACTCACCTCCTCTGAGAAGGCAAACCCACCAATCAGGAAGTCCTCCCCCACATATCCTCTCCACCAGAGATCCCACCAGTTATCTTAGCCCCAACAGTGGTTTCTTATGTGCAGAGGCTGGGtacatgggggggcggggagtcaACATCCTGTTTCCTAGTGTGGCCAGCCAcaagactggactactgcaatgcactccacTCGGGGCTACCCTGGAAGAGTATTCAGAGGCTGCCCCCAGTCCAAAACATGTCTTCAATACTACAGCAATAGCACTGTCTACTGATCCACTCCCAAGCCCAGTTCAAGGTGCTTAAAGGCTTCAGTGGCTTGGAACTGGGGTACCAGAAGGACTGCCTCCTCCCATACATTCCTGgccaggaattaagatcacaggccCCATCAATCAAGGAAGCTCATGTGGTGGAGCCTTTGCAGTGGGGGTCCCTAAGTtatgggacaccccccccccaggaaagtgTGCCCGGCCCCCTCCCTGTCAATCTTCACAAGGTAGCTGAAGACGGTTTTATTTAAGGATGCAGCTACCtagtttttcttcctttcagaAGTTATTGAATCTAACTAGAGGTTTTTTATCTTCTTTACGAttgtttacattgtaagctgccttgagtgctATAAGATCGAAAGGCAGGTAATGAACGTATTcctaaaccaccaccaccccaacacCCAAGCCGGGCACAGAAGTCTCCCTTGCCCGTGCCTCTCTGCAACTGTTAATGGGAAGCACACTGCCCTTgagcatggaggctccatttagtcaACACATTATTGGCCTTTCCTGTGGGGGCACCCAGATTCCCCGCAGGACATTTGCCGGATGCGGCCTCCTCACAGATGCCAGGCCAGcccaccctgccctcctgtgACCTAAACGAGGGCTACGATCCTTGCTGGGCTTCTCACAGCTGGTGGCTCTCTGCCTGCCGCCGCTGCTATTTTTACGGCTCCGTGGCTGGTCCTATTTCCTGCCTTCCCAGGACTTTGATACTTTGCTTAGTCATCTGCCAGGGAGGGCCGCTTGATTCAAAAGGTAGGCAGGTCAGTTCTCTAAATAACTGGAGAAATCAGGGGCATGGTTTatttattggctgttgtgggttttctgggcgatGTGGCCACGGTCTTGGTAGTttttgttcttaacgttttgtCCGCATCTACGGCAGGTATCTTCATAGGCACACTTGGGCAGACGCAACAGGTCACCTCTCCAAATTGACCTCTCCCTGTTGCAGTCATGGTCAGCTCTTTCTGCACCGCAAAATGGGGGTGAGACCACCGGGGCAGTCCTCTGCCCCCAAGGAAGAGAGCAGCCAGCCTTGTCCTTggtcctgggggtggtggaggtcaCCTTTGGGAAAGGGGGACCCTGACCTAAGAGGACCACGGCTCAACCATGTGCTAAGTCCAGGCACCTTTTTTTCTAGAGGAAAAGAGCCCACCCCCCCCACATAcctctggggcagtggtggcgaacgttttcgagaccgagtgcccaaattgcaacccaaaatccacttatttatcaccgtGGAAGTGCCAGGTAACCACGGGCAATTCTTAGGCCCTGAATACTCGAGATTTTTAGTTTAtataaaaaaacagtttgctccttACATGCGTCGTTTACTCAGGTAGTAAGCTTTGGTGGTAGTGGCTTTGCTTTTGGAAGCAACCTCGTGCAAACTTCTTCCAACGTGAATTGAATCATGACTCCAGAAGcgcaaagccccattgccagctaactaaagcttactcccaggtaaagcatatCATGCGCTTTTAGttcttgcatgaaaatcagtggggtttaacaagcGCTTAACTAAGAGGTTGCACCATAGCCTACtcgcttcctcaaaactagggtCTTAGGTTTTGAATGCTGAAAATAATCGAGGcctccagctgcccaggccagcctacagatggggggggggggactcatgCTTGGCGTGtgctccacagagagggttcttgAGTGCTGCACTcctctctggcacccgtgcagcCAGTTATGGTTCgccctccaccactgctctggggtGACCCCACCCATTTCCTGACAGGTACCTGCAGCAGCCAGTAGCAACGCCGGTGGAATGTTGGGACGATGGCTGAATGGACGTAGCAGCCGTAGAGACACTGGTGGGGAAGGCAGAGATTGGTTGGAGCTTTTCCAGGACcaccagatccccccccccactccctccccacagcaaacccggtccctccaggaCCCCCACCCATTTCTCCCCCATCTGGCTAATTGCTCCAGATCTCCCCACCAGAGAGGACAGTTCTGGCTGCCTGGACCTCCGCAACCCACTTCCTTTTAACTTCTTACTGCCTCAACTTACTGCCCCTCTCCCTAGGATCTGGAAGCCTTCTGCATGCTCCCTTCCTCGACTTCTCACCTCCGACCCCTTACTTTCTAACTTTCATAGCTTCCATATGTGGTCCTCGCGAGTGGTCTTCCCGTCCTTGCGCTTCTTCCAGCAGTAGCCGTCCTTGCGATATTTCACCTTCTTGCGGTTGTACAAGATGATGGATCCATTCTGAGgtctgccagagagggggaggaggagcgtGTGGTACAGAGTCAGGCACTGGGGGATCTTCTCACAGGGTGAGCTCTTTAAAACGCTTTTAAAGACTGGTGCCCAATGAAGCCAGGAGCACTTTGGAGCAAAACAGAGGTCAACTCTGACATGAACTTTGCTGGGG
Encoded here:
- the CAMTA2 gene encoding LOW QUALITY PROTEIN: calmodulin-binding transcription activator 2 (The sequence of the model RefSeq protein was modified relative to this genomic sequence to represent the inferred CDS: substituted 1 base at 1 genomic stop codon): QARALKSAQSKVLQVLEASSTEGAPTLRHTPPNPSKVHVRVDLCFAPKCSWLHWAPVFKSVLKSSPCEKIPQCLTLYHTLLLPLSGRPQNGSIILYNRKKVKYRKDGYCWKKRKDGKTTREDHIWKLXKLESKGSECLYGCYVHSAIVPTFHRRCYWLLQNPDIVLVHYLNVPAIEDCGKICGPVLCSINSDRKEWLKWSKEELVGQLKPMFHGIKWTCSNGNGTAEFSIEQLVQQILESHQSKPLPRTHACLCSSGLGSPGHVPHKCSSTKHRIISPKVEVRPCPYPALTEVQNISGSAETKAEPEPAKSSGSDKDSKLAKALSPRLVDAAPDPTRPSPSLVQSNGFPKQELPAVTLSVGLPGSTILVMTGLRGAEKPLALTPSQHLVSGDGGGSLATPLGLALLPGPGLVLSQNLEATMETNEVGPETFDPDCFLNSPKQGQTYGGGTGLQAKPEPPETSVPPAYSLFVSTNRFFIQDDGAGQVPRPPSPSAAEGPEAKDSSETPMETAGEVGLQAERVLGEGGGGGRAEEVTGMAATELQEELYSIIQTAAAAAAGSSFSLSFDSHFPDLMNELMTEEPGPDSVPPGPKEGNGGPGSPASALPEALVQPCYTTEGAPQGSPQPLVSITDFSPEWSYPEGGVKVLITGPWMDEEETYTCLFDQISVPASLIQSGVLRCYCPAHKAGLVPLQVVCDSRLLSMSVLFEYRARNFMALPSTQLDWLSLDDNQFRMSILERLEQMEKRVAEMTAAAAPQPLRGEKPPSQAASDSFEDRIVALCEKMMSRSCWLRSETLVHHVSFRGMTLLHLAAAQGYTRLIETLIKWRNINAQSLDLEQEVDPLNVDHFSCTPLMWACALGHLDAARLLYHWNSQALSIPDSLGRLPLTVARSRGHVKLATCLEELQRQEEGPPEQPGLDHLGEAPGGSVKAGPGPRRPVEALRIPSPLSASPDTGLSTASGVSSPSELSEGSVSITSAYSSGSALRESPAYSPEAEGAMDVCQGPPAPGHVASWYLQENASSPGLPHTPFFMDYDEVGATGRPVGGPKADLEPELLSYGENTVKIQDYLPIDRKSSSGLMSRSGEGKGNGGSPLGSSVDVITLAKQIIEATPERIKQQEDFSSAEAPLRERPGNLGLSETMSWLAGYLENVDQLPSSSPCSPLPSPLGELSFERLPPPPTVASWAEFLNASANGKMESEFALLTLSDHEQRELYEAAKIIQTAFRKYKGRRLKEQQEVAAAVIQRCYRKYKQLTWIALKYALYKKMTQAAILIQSKFRSYYEQKRFQQSRRAAVLIQQYYRSYKEYEKLKQGHRGSSAMQQKIKGTFLTKKQDQAARKIMRFLRRCRHRMKELKQRQEVEATQKRSVAT